Below is a genomic region from uncultured Erythrobacter sp..
TCGGGCGCGGCGGTCAATCGACCCCCGCGCCCTTTTTGTAAAAGCTGGTGAGTTTGCGGGTCGCTCTTGCAAATTCACGCCCAAGACAAGACACCGTCACAACTTTGAAACATTAGTCTGCAACAACTAGGATGAATATATGACCCCAATCCCTCAAATTCTCGAACAATTGCAAAAACACTACGCCGATGCGGTTGCGACACTTCGCGCCGATGTGATCGAATTCGGCAAGATCGGCACCGTGCCGCCAGAGCGTAAGCGCCAGGATGGCAGTTATGCCTATCCGCAGCTCACTTTGCATTATTCGGGGATCGGGGAGCCAAAGGATCGCTCTCGCGCCTTTGGCCGGCTGGAAATGCCGGGGACATATACGACCACCATCACCCGCCCCGATCTGTTCGCATCCTATCTCACCGAGCAGCTTGAACTGATCTCGGACGAATATGAGATCGATGTTACGGTTGATCGTTCGCGGCAGGAAATCCCCTTCCCCTATGTCCTCGACGGGGAAGCCGGCGCAGCGATGCAGGGGATTGCGCCTGCCGATATCGCGCAGCACTTCCCCTCGACCGACCTGTCGCTGATCGGAGACGAGCTGGCTGACGGGATCGAGTTTGACGACCACGCCGATATGCCGCTGTCGCTGTTTGACGGGCTGCGGACCGATTACTCGCTCGCGCGGCTGGCGCATTACACCGGCACACGGGTCGAGGACTTTCAGGACTTCATCCTGTTCACCAACTATCACCGCTATGTCGATGAATTCGTGAACTGGGGCGCGCAGCAGATCTGCGCCGAAGGCGGCGACGGCTACACCAAGCTGACCGGCGCTGCGGGGCTTGATATCGGCGAATGCACCGATAATGCGCAAGCACAGCTCAACGACACCGCATGGCGCAAGCACCAGATGCCCGCCTACCACCTCATACGCGAGGACAAGAAGGGGATCACGCTGGTCAATATCGGGGTCGGTCCTTCGAATGCGAAGACTATTTGCGATCACCTCGCGGTGCTGCGCCCGCATGCATGGATGATGATCGGGCATTGCGGCGGGGTCCGCTCTAGTCAGAAGATCGGCGATTTCGTGCTCGCTCACGCTTACCTGCGCGATGACCACGTTCTCGACAACGTGCTGCCGCCGGAAATTCCCATTCCCCCGATTGCCGAGGTCCAGCTTGCGCTTGCCGAGGCTGCGGAGGCCGTTTCGGGCGTTCAAGGAGCAAACATCAAGCAACGCATGCGCACCGGCACGGTCGTGACCACCGATGATCGCAATTGGGAACTGCACTACGCCTCAAGCGCCAAGCGTTTCTCCCAAAGCCGCGCGATTGCGGTCGAGATGGAAAGCGCAACCATCGCCGCGCAGGGATACCGTTTCCGCGTTCCTTACGGCACATTGCTCTGCGTCTCGGACAAGCCGCTCCATGGCGAGATCAAGCTGCCCGGACAGGCCAACAAGTTCTACGAAGAAGCCATCGCGGCCCACCTTCAGATCGGCCTCGAAGCCGCAGCGCGTCTGCGCGACGAAGGCGAC
It encodes:
- a CDS encoding AMP nucleosidase, whose product is MTPIPQILEQLQKHYADAVATLRADVIEFGKIGTVPPERKRQDGSYAYPQLTLHYSGIGEPKDRSRAFGRLEMPGTYTTTITRPDLFASYLTEQLELISDEYEIDVTVDRSRQEIPFPYVLDGEAGAAMQGIAPADIAQHFPSTDLSLIGDELADGIEFDDHADMPLSLFDGLRTDYSLARLAHYTGTRVEDFQDFILFTNYHRYVDEFVNWGAQQICAEGGDGYTKLTGAAGLDIGECTDNAQAQLNDTAWRKHQMPAYHLIREDKKGITLVNIGVGPSNAKTICDHLAVLRPHAWMMIGHCGGVRSSQKIGDFVLAHAYLRDDHVLDNVLPPEIPIPPIAEVQLALAEAAEAVSGVQGANIKQRMRTGTVVTTDDRNWELHYASSAKRFSQSRAIAVEMESATIAAQGYRFRVPYGTLLCVSDKPLHGEIKLPGQANKFYEEAIAAHLQIGLEAAARLRDEGDKLHSRKLRAFNEPPFR